A section of the bacterium genome encodes:
- a CDS encoding sialate O-acetylesterase, with protein MREDFEVKIVRVLVFLVMCIVLTMPAQAVVKPDALFSDGAVLQQGISVPVWGTAANGEKVTVKFLNQTVSTKAEDSRWMVHLKPLKAGGPYTMTISGENTVEVKNILIGEVWICSGQSNMEFQLRYAANAEPAIASSKDSQIRLFKVPKRATADPKYDVDAAWNECGSGTVNEFSAVGYFFGRGLRRQLNVPIGLIETSWGGTPAQAWTSMACLQANPVTKPMIDEHAPKDEDPKSCTALYNGMVVALQPYAIKGVIWYQGETNAADAFRYKTLFPVMIDCWRKAWSQGNFPFLFVQLAPFGKLNTEPVDSHWAELREAQRLTAESVPNTAMAVITDYGNPDNIHPKWKEPVGDRLAAAALAKVYGRDVPYQGPSFKSMEVFGNRVVLSFDNVTGGLEARGGELTGWTIAGDDHKFVNAHASIVGDMVVVSSPDVAHPSVVRYGWSDAPVVNLFNKVGFPASPFSTTDLPWTTKK; from the coding sequence ATGAGAGAGGATTTTGAAGTGAAGATTGTACGTGTTTTGGTATTTCTTGTAATGTGTATCGTGTTGACGATGCCTGCGCAGGCAGTTGTCAAACCTGATGCGCTGTTTTCGGATGGAGCGGTGCTCCAGCAGGGAATAAGTGTGCCTGTATGGGGGACTGCAGCCAACGGCGAGAAAGTAACTGTTAAATTTCTGAATCAGACAGTGAGTACAAAAGCTGAAGACAGTCGATGGATGGTTCATTTGAAACCTCTCAAGGCTGGTGGTCCATATACCATGACAATTTCGGGCGAGAACACTGTTGAGGTCAAGAATATTCTGATCGGCGAGGTATGGATTTGCAGTGGCCAGTCAAACATGGAGTTCCAGCTCAGGTATGCTGCGAATGCCGAACCGGCGATAGCGAGTTCAAAAGATTCACAGATCAGGCTCTTTAAGGTTCCCAAGAGAGCGACCGCCGATCCCAAGTATGATGTCGATGCCGCATGGAATGAATGCGGGTCTGGAACGGTGAATGAGTTTTCAGCAGTCGGATATTTCTTCGGACGCGGCTTGCGCAGGCAGTTGAATGTTCCCATTGGTTTGATAGAAACTTCATGGGGCGGCACTCCTGCCCAGGCATGGACGAGCATGGCATGCCTGCAGGCCAATCCGGTCACAAAGCCGATGATAGACGAGCATGCTCCCAAGGATGAGGATCCCAAGTCATGCACAGCTCTCTACAACGGCATGGTAGTTGCTCTTCAGCCGTATGCGATCAAGGGAGTTATCTGGTATCAGGGCGAGACAAATGCGGCTGATGCGTTCAGATACAAGACACTCTTTCCGGTGATGATCGACTGCTGGCGCAAAGCATGGTCTCAGGGAAATTTTCCGTTTTTGTTCGTGCAGTTGGCTCCATTCGGCAAGCTCAATACGGAGCCGGTCGACAGCCACTGGGCGGAGCTTCGCGAAGCGCAGCGTCTCACAGCCGAGAGTGTGCCCAACACAGCGATGGCTGTCATTACTGATTACGGCAATCCAGACAACATCCACCCCAAATGGAAAGAGCCTGTCGGCGACCGTCTGGCGGCGGCAGCTCTGGCCAAAGTATATGGTCGAGATGTGCCTTATCAGGGTCCTTCATTCAAGTCGATGGAAGTATTCGGCAATCGAGTCGTATTGTCGTTCGACAATGTGACCGGCGGCCTGGAAGCCAGAGGCGGCGAGTTGACCGGATGGACAATTGCAGGCGATGACCATAAATTTGTGAATGCACATGCGAGCATAGTGGGCGATATGGTTGTCGTCAGCAGCCCTGATGTTGCGCATCCGTCGGTCGTCCGTTACGGTTGGTCTGACGCTCCGGTAGTGAACCTCTTCAACAAAGTTGGTTTTCCGGCTTCGCCGTTCTCGACAACTGATCTGCCTTGGACAACGAAGAAATAG
- a CDS encoding acyl-CoA dehydrogenase family protein, producing the protein MDYFLTEEQQFMKDVAKEIAVKKIKPVSAHHDETGEFPWEIVKAIAEADLFRVFIPDEYGGMAGESAIMNMCVVTEELSKVDGGISLAFAATGLGTFPILVSASDEQKKKWLPRIADGTIAAFGLTEANAGSDVAGMQTRAVEDGDSFILNGTKQWITNGGEADIYSIFAVTDPDRGPRGVSCFVVEKGTEGFSFGKKEDKMGIRASATRELVFQDCRVPKENMIGRRGTGFFTAMKTFDQSRPGVAAQALGIAAGALELSVNYSRERVQFGQPISANQGLRFMLADMAMKVESARALVYSVARWIDSHPAEKTTAYSAMAKCWASDIAMEVTTNAVQVFGGYGYMKEYPVEKMMRDAKITQIYEGTNQIQRDEIGRGLVAEAARKKD; encoded by the coding sequence TTGGATTATTTTCTGACCGAAGAGCAGCAGTTCATGAAGGACGTGGCGAAGGAGATCGCTGTTAAGAAGATCAAGCCTGTGAGTGCTCACCACGACGAGACCGGAGAGTTTCCGTGGGAGATAGTCAAGGCCATAGCAGAGGCGGACCTTTTCCGTGTATTTATACCCGATGAATATGGCGGGATGGCGGGTGAGAGCGCCATCATGAATATGTGCGTAGTCACAGAGGAACTCAGCAAAGTCGACGGCGGCATCTCGCTTGCCTTTGCTGCGACCGGCCTGGGCACTTTCCCAATCTTAGTTTCAGCTTCCGATGAGCAGAAGAAGAAATGGCTTCCAAGAATTGCCGACGGGACCATAGCCGCGTTTGGTCTCACCGAGGCCAATGCCGGTTCGGATGTAGCTGGCATGCAGACCAGAGCGGTGGAGGACGGCGACAGCTTCATCCTCAACGGCACGAAGCAGTGGATCACCAACGGCGGCGAGGCCGATATTTATTCGATATTTGCAGTGACCGATCCTGACCGCGGACCTAGGGGCGTAAGCTGCTTCGTGGTCGAAAAGGGCACCGAGGGTTTCAGCTTCGGCAAAAAAGAGGATAAGATGGGCATCCGCGCATCGGCTACCCGTGAGCTGGTCTTCCAGGACTGCCGCGTTCCCAAGGAGAACATGATTGGCCGCAGAGGCACGGGCTTCTTTACTGCTATGAAGACATTTGACCAGTCCCGTCCGGGTGTAGCCGCTCAGGCATTGGGTATCGCTGCGGGCGCATTGGAGCTTTCGGTGAATTATTCCCGTGAGAGGGTCCAGTTCGGCCAGCCTATATCTGCCAATCAGGGTCTACGCTTCATGCTTGCCGATATGGCTATGAAGGTCGAGAGCGCACGTGCATTAGTATACAGTGTTGCTCGCTGGATAGACTCGCACCCTGCTGAGAAGACCACAGCCTATTCGGCCATGGCCAAGTGCTGGGCGTCGGATATAGCGATGGAAGTCACCACCAATGCGGTGCAGGTCTTCGGCGGATATGGCTATATGAAGGAATATCCAGTCGAGAAGATGATGCGCGACGCCAAGATCACCCAGATATACGAGGGCACAAACCAGATCCAGCGTGACGAGATAGGTCGCGGCCTTGTTGCCGAGGCAGCCAGGAAGAAGGACTGA
- a CDS encoding fused MFS/spermidine synthase: protein MDESKKLSYFGIEKLISLWVLVFFAGWFVMQTELVAARVLAPYFGNSIYVWGSVLAVFLVMLAIGYGIGGFLTRKFKSHWVPTVLLVVAGAIVTLSVAYQDSLCAWFVTRGFDVKWGSLMAAAILYALPMVLAGTVSPYAVHLVAGVRSETGSKAGTLYSVSTVGSFLGSLITSFILIPSFSLAVVAVSGGLMVATAGIVSAIALSMANRVSVALSILFAIAVIAISYISPAKLVPISQQVYQKSMIGEVLCKDDSTAESRFTDAQRQALAELSKMGNAPGTKVLLQTETAYHRVEVTQEGPIRMLTFGAHDFKFPQTAINLRNISSHISEYTGVMLAPVLYNPRPKRVLIIGLGGADIARSVESSYPNVKLDVVEIDPAVVRIAQQFFFWRPGKNVTVYTIDGRTFINLRLLAKSEPYDWVIVDAYDSDYTPFHLNTLGFYRHLAAVMTPDGVVSVNSMFVSELYSYQARTMNAAFGCVDVYMCHRSGNAILVSQIGAKKNMTLEAATKAQKKLDFTSEQGIDPQYITSCLMLKRNWESKGEILTDMWAPVERLMSMQ from the coding sequence ATGGATGAAAGCAAGAAGCTGTCATACTTCGGCATTGAGAAACTTATTTCTTTGTGGGTGCTGGTCTTTTTTGCTGGCTGGTTCGTAATGCAGACCGAACTGGTCGCCGCTCGTGTGCTGGCTCCGTATTTCGGCAACTCGATATATGTATGGGGCAGCGTATTGGCGGTTTTTTTGGTTATGCTTGCAATAGGTTACGGCATAGGAGGTTTTCTAACCCGAAAGTTTAAGTCTCACTGGGTGCCCACGGTTCTGCTTGTAGTAGCTGGAGCGATAGTGACCCTGTCTGTCGCATATCAAGACAGCCTGTGCGCCTGGTTCGTGACCAGAGGCTTTGACGTTAAGTGGGGGTCTTTGATGGCTGCCGCAATTTTGTATGCTCTTCCGATGGTGCTTGCGGGCACGGTCTCACCATATGCGGTTCATCTTGTTGCGGGCGTGCGATCCGAGACGGGCAGCAAGGCGGGAACGCTGTATTCTGTTTCGACGGTCGGCAGCTTCCTGGGCAGCCTGATAACTTCGTTTATCCTGATCCCATCATTTTCACTGGCGGTGGTTGCGGTGAGCGGCGGTCTGATGGTTGCGACAGCAGGCATTGTCTCGGCCATTGCTCTTTCGATGGCCAATCGCGTTTCAGTCGCGCTCAGTATCTTATTTGCAATAGCTGTGATTGCGATATCGTATATATCTCCGGCAAAGCTCGTGCCGATTTCGCAGCAGGTATACCAGAAGAGCATGATAGGTGAAGTGCTTTGCAAAGACGATTCCACTGCCGAATCAAGATTCACCGACGCCCAGCGCCAGGCTCTTGCGGAGTTGAGTAAAATGGGTAATGCTCCGGGCACAAAAGTGCTCCTGCAGACTGAGACTGCATATCACAGAGTCGAAGTCACTCAAGAGGGTCCAATCCGAATGCTCACGTTTGGTGCTCATGATTTCAAATTTCCTCAAACAGCCATCAACCTCCGCAACATCTCAAGCCACATCAGTGAATATACCGGCGTAATGCTTGCTCCGGTGCTCTATAATCCGAGGCCGAAGCGTGTATTGATAATCGGGCTTGGCGGAGCAGATATCGCCAGGTCAGTCGAGAGCAGCTACCCGAATGTCAAACTCGATGTAGTAGAGATAGACCCGGCAGTCGTGAGGATTGCCCAACAGTTCTTTTTCTGGCGACCGGGCAAGAATGTGACCGTATACACGATAGACGGGCGCACATTTATCAACTTAAGGCTGCTTGCAAAATCCGAGCCTTACGATTGGGTGATTGTAGATGCCTATGACAGCGACTACACGCCGTTTCACCTGAACACACTCGGCTTCTATCGCCACCTTGCCGCGGTGATGACTCCCGATGGTGTTGTTTCGGTTAATTCAATGTTCGTCAGCGAGTTATACAGTTATCAGGCTCGGACGATGAACGCCGCGTTCGGGTGTGTGGACGTATATATGTGCCACCGCAGCGGCAATGCGATACTGGTCAGTCAGATCGGAGCCAAGAAGAATATGACTCTGGAGGCGGCCACAAAAGCACAAAAGAAGCTCGATTTCACAAGCGAGCAGGGCATCGATCCGCAGTATATCACATCCTGCCTGATGCTAAAACGAAACTGGGAGAGCAAGGGCGAGATATTAACGGATATGTGGGCTCCTGTAGAGCGCCTGATGAGTATGCAGTAA
- a CDS encoding GAF domain-containing protein: MSPWRERKNQEQDATDAALRELPPEQELEALRVRVADLEKRIAEKMLEADALREVGQAIGSMLYIDDMLTKVADIVVKVTATDFCLIYLLSETGQELVLRGASGEVKDVVGKIRLKVGEGITGWVAQRGQHVVLSREAWRDERFKPVPTLLQDKYQSMLSVPLRGRNDLVGVINVRTNPPHDYTKMQVSLLDSIARQVGGAVENFNVYHRMEKRASQLSTLSEISRTITSDLYLEEILQLIVAMTAESMNFKICSVMLLNEGKDELVITATQSKSRAYTKKPNVKLTESVAGRAIMEAKPITIRDVRKTPGYQYPDIAKKEGLCSLIALPLSVKKEIIGVLNCYTATPRDFSEEDIGLLTALANQAAISIQNAKLMVQTAVLQEMHHRVKNSLQTIASLLRLQLKVGKFDSPKEALTQSINRIQSIAAVHEMLSSENLDNVSIKRLADNILSATARGLLPDAREIAILVEGDDFLLPSGQATYVALILNELIQNAVEHGFSGSVGTELAVCVSRDDENVILDVINDGTPLAPDFDIKRNRNLGLRIVESLVRDNLMGEFTIATGSDGRTHSSVVFPK; the protein is encoded by the coding sequence ATGAGCCCTTGGAGAGAACGTAAAAACCAGGAACAGGATGCAACCGATGCCGCGCTGCGCGAACTGCCGCCTGAGCAGGAATTGGAAGCGCTGCGAGTGCGTGTTGCCGACCTTGAGAAGCGCATAGCCGAGAAGATGCTGGAGGCGGACGCATTACGGGAGGTCGGCCAGGCAATCGGCTCCATGCTCTATATCGACGACATGCTCACAAAAGTCGCCGACATAGTCGTCAAAGTGACGGCCACAGATTTCTGCCTGATATATCTGCTCTCTGAGACCGGCCAGGAGTTGGTATTACGTGGAGCCAGCGGTGAGGTCAAAGACGTAGTCGGCAAGATCAGGCTCAAGGTCGGCGAGGGCATCACCGGATGGGTTGCCCAACGGGGTCAGCATGTGGTCCTGAGCCGTGAGGCATGGCGCGATGAGCGTTTCAAGCCCGTACCTACGCTCCTCCAGGACAAATACCAGTCCATGCTTTCAGTTCCTCTGAGGGGCAGGAACGACCTGGTAGGGGTCATCAATGTCCGAACCAATCCTCCTCATGACTACACCAAGATGCAGGTCAGCCTGCTCGACAGCATAGCCCGTCAGGTCGGCGGTGCGGTCGAAAACTTCAACGTCTACCACCGTATGGAAAAGCGCGCATCTCAGTTGAGCACACTTTCTGAGATAAGCCGGACAATCACATCGGATTTATATCTCGAAGAAATCCTGCAGCTAATAGTGGCCATGACTGCCGAGAGTATGAACTTCAAGATATGTTCGGTCATGCTTTTGAACGAGGGCAAGGACGAACTGGTCATAACTGCCACTCAGAGCAAGAGCCGCGCCTACACGAAAAAGCCAAATGTGAAGCTCACGGAGAGCGTTGCCGGTCGCGCAATAATGGAGGCCAAGCCCATTACAATACGCGATGTTCGCAAGACGCCGGGCTATCAATATCCCGACATCGCCAAGAAAGAGGGTCTGTGTTCGCTTATAGCGCTTCCTTTGTCGGTCAAGAAGGAGATAATCGGCGTGCTCAACTGTTACACCGCCACTCCGCGCGACTTCTCCGAGGAGGACATCGGTCTGCTCACCGCTCTTGCAAACCAGGCGGCCATATCCATTCAAAACGCCAAACTGATGGTGCAGACAGCAGTCCTTCAGGAAATGCACCACAGAGTCAAAAACAGTCTCCAGACAATAGCGAGCCTGCTCAGACTGCAGCTAAAAGTGGGTAAATTCGACTCACCGAAGGAGGCTCTCACTCAAAGTATCAACCGGATTCAGAGCATTGCCGCGGTCCATGAGATGCTCTCCAGCGAGAACCTGGACAATGTCAGTATCAAACGCCTGGCCGACAACATATTGAGCGCCACAGCGCGCGGTCTGCTGCCGGATGCGCGTGAGATTGCGATATTGGTCGAGGGTGATGATTTTCTGCTGCCCAGCGGCCAGGCCACCTATGTAGCTCTCATTCTCAACGAGTTGATACAAAACGCAGTCGAACATGGCTTCAGCGGCAGCGTCGGCACTGAGCTTGCAGTATGTGTTTCGCGCGATGATGAGAATGTGATCCTCGATGTCATAAATGACGGCACTCCGCTTGCGCCCGACTTCGACATCAAGCGCAATCGCAACCTCGGTCTGCGGATAGTAGAGAGCCTGGTGCGAGACAACTTGATGGGCGAGTTTACTATAGCGACCGGCAGCGACGGTCGGACGCACAGCTCGGTTGTTTTCCCGAAATAG
- a CDS encoding polysaccharide deacetylase family protein, producing MLSSILRTTTSVVLLYHRMGLPKLSSLVAGQYVAPTLFRSQMDYLSSKGWAATNLDSVISEELSDIDRFAITFDDGYLSVYEHAYPAMVERQMKATIYVVVDSIGGFNEWDRKAGDQSEQMMSAAQIKELSDAGFEIGSHTLTHPHLTELNNSDLDRELVESKSRLEDLIGREVKSFSYPYGNCDDRVIAAAIEAGYSNAVATRLGIVWKAGSFEIPRVNVRWNAFGPLLMKKIGRARRASGVID from the coding sequence TTGCTTTCCAGTATTTTGCGCACGACAACGTCGGTCGTGCTGTTATATCACCGCATGGGGCTGCCAAAGCTATCCTCACTGGTGGCAGGCCAGTATGTGGCACCTACCCTCTTTAGATCACAGATGGATTATCTTTCATCAAAAGGCTGGGCTGCGACAAACCTGGACTCTGTGATTTCAGAGGAATTATCCGATATCGACAGGTTCGCGATCACCTTTGATGACGGGTATCTGAGCGTATATGAACATGCCTATCCTGCAATGGTCGAGCGGCAGATGAAAGCGACAATCTATGTGGTGGTCGATTCCATTGGCGGGTTCAACGAGTGGGACCGCAAGGCCGGTGACCAGAGTGAGCAGATGATGAGCGCCGCACAGATAAAAGAACTCTCAGACGCAGGGTTTGAGATTGGCTCGCATACACTTACTCATCCACATCTGACTGAGCTTAACAACAGTGATCTCGATCGCGAACTGGTCGAGTCTAAAAGCAGACTCGAAGACTTGATCGGCAGAGAAGTGAAATCGTTCTCATACCCCTACGGCAACTGCGACGACCGCGTCATCGCTGCCGCAATTGAAGCGGGTTATTCCAATGCAGTCGCAACCAGACTGGGAATAGTATGGAAAGCAGGCTCATTCGAGATTCCCAGGGTGAATGTGCGATGGAATGCTTTCGGTCCGCTGCTCATGAAAAAAATAGGCCGAGCAAGACGGGCAAGCGGAGTGATCGACTGA
- a CDS encoding trypsin-like peptidase domain-containing protein, protein MRRPKPAVFGLIALIVLSPVVCFAQNEADSGRGPATFLLPEESRIIDIVKNIGPTVVAVTQYDAGGEEDGIGSGVIISKEGEILTNNHVISGAKKLTVTLADGRQVDAKSLGGDPGIDLAIIKIPVTNLPIAPLGDSDSLQVGQVAIAIGNPYGFERTVTVGVVSALSRTIPGGGLSLTNLIQTDARIYPGNSGGPLVDSAGKVIGINTVVVSGKAGTLGFAIPINTARSVLDKVKKQGRIVVGWIGISFAELSAEVAEEFGLPVKEGVIVAQVEKGGPAALAGMRKGDIIVEVDNKKITDGGSLQKIIRQREIGDKLDVTALRDGKPRHFVVVIREMPLSLR, encoded by the coding sequence ATGCGAAGGCCAAAACCAGCCGTCTTTGGCTTAATAGCGCTGATCGTTTTATCACCAGTAGTCTGCTTCGCACAAAACGAGGCTGACTCGGGTAGAGGTCCGGCTACATTCCTGTTGCCTGAAGAGAGCCGGATAATTGATATTGTAAAAAATATCGGGCCGACTGTGGTCGCAGTCACTCAATATGATGCCGGAGGTGAAGAAGACGGCATAGGCTCAGGGGTCATTATCTCCAAAGAAGGCGAAATCCTGACCAATAACCATGTGATAAGCGGTGCAAAAAAACTTACCGTCACCCTGGCAGACGGCAGGCAGGTGGACGCAAAGAGCCTGGGCGGAGACCCGGGCATTGACCTTGCAATCATAAAAATTCCCGTCACCAATCTGCCCATCGCCCCTTTGGGTGATTCGGATTCGTTGCAGGTCGGTCAGGTCGCAATAGCCATTGGTAACCCTTATGGATTCGAGCGAACAGTGACTGTAGGGGTCGTCAGCGCACTGAGCAGGACCATCCCCGGAGGCGGACTATCCCTTACTAACCTCATACAGACCGATGCCCGCATATACCCCGGTAACAGTGGAGGACCACTCGTAGACAGCGCAGGTAAAGTGATCGGAATCAACACTGTCGTCGTCAGCGGTAAAGCCGGTACACTCGGCTTCGCAATTCCTATCAACACAGCTCGCAGCGTACTCGATAAAGTTAAAAAACAGGGCAGAATTGTGGTCGGCTGGATTGGGATATCCTTCGCGGAACTCAGCGCAGAAGTGGCCGAAGAATTCGGTCTGCCCGTAAAAGAAGGGGTAATTGTCGCTCAGGTCGAAAAAGGTGGACCTGCGGCGCTTGCAGGAATGCGCAAAGGCGATATAATCGTTGAGGTCGATAATAAAAAAATTACGGACGGTGGCTCGCTCCAGAAAATCATCCGGCAAAGAGAAATAGGAGACAAACTGGATGTTACCGCTCTACGAGATGGCAAACCGAGACATTTCGTGGTAGTCATCCGCGAAATGCCTCTGTCACTGAGATAG
- a CDS encoding response regulator yields MSQIRVVIADDESIIRMDLKTLLEELGHVVVGEAADGQKALELTRSLKPDVVIMDIKMPVMDGLDAAKIIADEKIAPVVLLTAYSQKDLIERAKEAGVFAYLVKPFQESDVLPAVEIAISRYLEQQDLETTLGDLETKLETRKIVDRAKGILMDKYKLSEAEAFRRIQQQSMNQRRSMKEIAEALIIAHDI; encoded by the coding sequence ATGAGCCAGATCAGAGTTGTAATAGCCGACGACGAGTCCATCATCAGGATGGACCTGAAGACACTGCTTGAAGAATTGGGGCATGTAGTAGTCGGAGAGGCCGCCGACGGCCAGAAGGCTCTCGAACTTACCCGGTCACTCAAGCCGGATGTAGTGATAATGGATATCAAGATGCCTGTGATGGACGGTCTCGACGCCGCGAAGATCATCGCTGATGAGAAGATAGCGCCGGTGGTGCTGCTCACAGCCTACAGCCAGAAGGACCTGATCGAGCGTGCGAAGGAAGCAGGGGTGTTTGCATACCTGGTCAAACCATTCCAGGAATCGGATGTGCTCCCGGCGGTTGAGATAGCGATATCCAGATATTTGGAGCAGCAGGACCTCGAGACGACTTTGGGCGATTTGGAGACCAAGCTCGAGACCCGCAAGATAGTCGACCGTGCCAAAGGAATTCTGATGGACAAGTATAAGCTTTCCGAGGCCGAAGCATTCAGGCGAATTCAGCAGCAGAGCATGAACCAGCGCCGTTCGATGAAGGAGATAGCCGAGGCTCTCATCATCGCGCATGATATTTAG